The Gymnodinialimonas sp. 57CJ19 genome includes a window with the following:
- a CDS encoding rhodanese-like domain-containing protein, with product METENTENGTLEHWTPAEVKAAFDKDEIILIDVRTPQEFNVERIEGALLAPLQAFQPRHMPSQSEKRIVFHCGSGVRSGKVANQCLANGFGKVAHMKGGFSAWKDAGFDYTGTDMATGAPKVMRKS from the coding sequence ATGGAAACCGAAAACACTGAAAATGGCACTCTGGAGCATTGGACCCCAGCCGAGGTGAAAGCCGCCTTCGACAAGGACGAAATCATCCTGATCGACGTGCGAACCCCTCAGGAGTTCAACGTCGAACGCATCGAGGGCGCGCTCCTTGCGCCGCTGCAAGCGTTCCAACCGCGCCACATGCCAAGCCAATCGGAAAAACGCATCGTGTTTCACTGTGGGTCGGGGGTGCGGTCGGGCAAAGTCGCCAATCAATGCCTGGCAAACGGCTTCGGCAAGGTCGCCCACATGAAGGGCGGCTTCTCGGCCTGGAAGGACGCCGGATTTGACTACACCGGCACCGACATGGCCACCGGCGCGCCCAAGGTGATGCGCAAATCCTAA
- the fusA gene encoding elongation factor G, translated as MARDYPLERYRNFGIMAHIDAGKTTVSERILFYTGKNHTMGETHDGAGTMDWMEQEQERGITITSAATTTFWERTEDGQSADSEKHRFNIIDTPGHVDFTIEVERSLAVLDGAVCVLDANAGVEPQTETVWRQADRYKVPRMVFVNKMDKVGADFFNCVHMIEDRTGARAVPVGIPIGAENDLEGLIDLVTMEEWLWQGEDLGASWVKAPIRAELQDMANEWRAKMIEAAVEQDDDAMEAYLMDAAEPDVATLRELLRKGTLAMAFVPVLGGSAFKNKGVQPLLNAVVDFLPSPLDVVDYMGFKPGDEDEVRNIPRRADDDMAFSGLAFKIMNDPFVGSLTFVRIYSGQLRKGDNMINSTKQNNERVGRMMMMHSNNREEIEEAFAGDIIALGGLKNTTTGDTLCDKNDPVVLETMTFPDPVIEIAVEPKTKADQEKMAMALQRLSAEDPSFRVETDLESGQTIMRGMGELHLDILVDRMKREFKVEANIGAPQVAYRETIGHEVEHTYTHKKQSGGSGQYAEVKLLISPTEPGEGYSFESKIVGGAVPKEYIPGVEKGIKSVMDSGPLAGFPVIDFKVQLLDGKFHDVDSSVLAFEIAARMGMREGMRKAGAKLLEPIMKVEVITPEDYTGGIIGDLTSRRGQVQGQDTRGNAIAIDAFVPLANMFGYINTLRSMSSGRAQFSMQFDHYEPVPQNISDEIQAKYA; from the coding sequence ATGGCACGCGATTATCCTCTCGAGCGCTACCGCAACTTCGGAATTATGGCCCACATTGATGCGGGCAAGACCACCGTGTCCGAGCGTATCCTGTTTTATACCGGCAAGAACCACACCATGGGCGAGACCCACGATGGTGCAGGGACGATGGACTGGATGGAGCAGGAACAAGAGCGCGGCATCACGATTACCTCCGCTGCGACCACCACCTTCTGGGAACGCACGGAAGACGGCCAATCCGCCGATTCCGAGAAGCACCGCTTCAACATCATCGACACCCCCGGTCACGTGGACTTCACCATCGAAGTCGAGCGTTCGCTGGCCGTTCTTGACGGCGCCGTTTGCGTGTTGGATGCCAACGCCGGTGTTGAGCCTCAGACCGAGACGGTTTGGCGTCAGGCCGACCGTTACAAGGTTCCGCGGATGGTGTTCGTCAACAAGATGGACAAAGTCGGCGCGGACTTCTTCAACTGCGTGCACATGATCGAAGACCGCACCGGCGCGCGCGCCGTTCCAGTCGGTATTCCGATCGGCGCCGAGAATGACCTCGAGGGTCTGATTGACCTCGTGACCATGGAAGAGTGGCTGTGGCAGGGCGAAGATCTGGGCGCGTCCTGGGTGAAGGCGCCGATCCGCGCCGAATTGCAGGACATGGCCAACGAATGGCGTGCCAAGATGATCGAAGCCGCCGTCGAGCAAGACGACGACGCGATGGAAGCCTACCTGATGGACGCGGCAGAGCCCGACGTGGCGACCCTGCGCGAATTGCTGCGCAAGGGTACACTCGCCATGGCATTCGTGCCGGTTCTTGGCGGTTCTGCGTTCAAGAACAAGGGCGTGCAGCCTCTGTTGAACGCTGTTGTTGACTTCCTGCCGAGCCCGCTCGACGTGGTTGACTACATGGGCTTCAAGCCCGGCGACGAAGACGAAGTTCGCAACATCCCGCGCCGTGCCGACGACGACATGGCCTTCTCGGGCCTGGCGTTCAAAATCATGAACGACCCCTTCGTGGGCTCCTTGACCTTTGTCCGGATCTACTCCGGTCAGCTGCGCAAGGGCGACAACATGATCAACTCGACCAAGCAGAACAACGAGCGCGTTGGTCGGATGATGATGATGCACTCCAACAACCGCGAAGAGATCGAAGAGGCATTCGCCGGCGACATCATCGCGTTGGGTGGCCTGAAGAACACCACGACCGGTGACACGCTTTGCGACAAGAACGACCCCGTTGTTCTGGAAACGATGACGTTCCCCGATCCAGTGATCGAGATCGCCGTTGAGCCCAAGACGAAAGCGGACCAGGAGAAAATGGCGATGGCGCTTCAGCGTTTGTCGGCAGAAGACCCCTCTTTCCGCGTCGAGACTGATTTGGAATCCGGCCAGACCATTATGCGTGGCATGGGCGAACTCCACCTCGACATCCTCGTCGACCGCATGAAGCGTGAATTCAAGGTTGAAGCCAACATCGGTGCGCCTCAGGTGGCTTACCGTGAGACCATCGGCCACGAAGTCGAGCATACCTACACCCACAAGAAACAGTCGGGTGGTTCGGGTCAGTACGCTGAAGTCAAGCTGCTCATCTCTCCGACGGAGCCGGGCGAAGGTTACTCGTTCGAATCCAAGATCGTTGGTGGTGCTGTTCCAAAGGAATACATCCCCGGCGTCGAGAAGGGCATCAAGTCCGTTATGGACAGCGGTCCGCTCGCGGGCTTCCCCGTGATCGACTTCAAGGTGCAGCTGCTGGACGGTAAGTTCCACGACGTTGACTCCTCGGTTCTCGCGTTCGAAATCGCAGCTCGTATGGGCATGCGTGAAGGGATGCGGAAAGCGGGCGCCAAGCTTCTCGAGCCTATCATGAAGGTCGAGGTCATCACGCCAGAGGATTACACCGGTGGTATCATCGGCGACCTCACATCGCGTCGTGGTCAGGTTCAGGGTCAAGATACGCGCGGCAATGCCATCGCGATCGACGCCTTCGTGCCGCTGGCCAACATGTTCGGCTACATCAACACCCTGCGCTCCATGTCTTCGGGCCGCGCGCAGTTCTCGATGCAGTTCGACCACTACGAACCCGTTCCGCAGAACATCTCTGACGAGATCCAAGCGAAATACGCCTAA
- a CDS encoding transporter substrate-binding domain-containing protein: MRYLASLLAIVFCLLSVGQTHAQDDGLHFLTIDRPPFSYLEDGNAEGFSIDLMRQISSAMGQEVRFTFVEEFSQLLDGVANGDADGAVANISITSEREAVLDFSRPIFGSGLKILVSGAATGASIWDVLFRWELLALILAGFGILFVLGMLMWVLERKHQDYFKDNAREAMFPSFWWALNLVINGGFEVNVPRSVLGRLLAVVMVVSSLFVVSLFVASITASLTVEAISGSIQSLDDLRGRRVGTTQGSTASLFLNERDVTHTGYGTFIDLMDAFEAEELDAVVFDGPILEYYLTQSPGVQAYLLERLFRPQDYGIAFAQGSDLREPVNRVLLRLTEAGEYQDLRQQWFGSAP; encoded by the coding sequence ATGCGCTATCTCGCATCACTCCTGGCGATTGTGTTTTGCTTGCTGTCCGTTGGCCAAACCCACGCGCAAGACGACGGCCTGCACTTCCTGACGATCGACCGGCCCCCGTTCTCTTATCTGGAGGACGGTAACGCCGAGGGTTTCAGCATTGATTTGATGCGGCAGATATCCAGCGCCATGGGCCAAGAGGTGCGGTTTACCTTTGTCGAAGAATTCTCGCAATTGCTGGACGGTGTGGCCAATGGGGATGCCGATGGCGCGGTGGCCAATATCTCCATCACGTCAGAGCGAGAGGCGGTACTGGATTTCAGTCGCCCGATCTTTGGCAGCGGCTTGAAGATCCTCGTATCGGGCGCCGCCACAGGGGCGAGCATCTGGGACGTGCTTTTCCGGTGGGAGCTTTTGGCCCTTATCCTTGCCGGGTTTGGGATCCTGTTCGTGCTTGGCATGTTGATGTGGGTGCTGGAACGCAAACATCAGGATTACTTCAAGGACAACGCGCGCGAGGCCATGTTCCCGTCGTTCTGGTGGGCACTGAACCTTGTCATCAATGGCGGGTTTGAGGTGAACGTTCCCCGCAGCGTTCTGGGCCGCCTTCTGGCCGTGGTCATGGTCGTCTCGAGCCTGTTCGTCGTATCCTTGTTTGTGGCAAGCATCACGGCGTCACTGACGGTGGAGGCGATCAGCGGCTCGATCCAATCCCTAGACGATCTGCGCGGGCGCCGTGTGGGGACGACCCAAGGCTCCACCGCAAGCCTGTTCCTGAATGAGCGTGATGTGACCCACACGGGCTATGGCACGTTCATCGACCTGATGGACGCGTTCGAGGCCGAGGAGTTGGACGCCGTCGTCTTTGATGGGCCGATCCTGGAATATTACCTGACGCAGTCTCCGGGGGTGCAGGCCTATCTGCTGGAGCGGCTGTTCCGCCCCCAGGATTACGGCATCGCCTTCGCACAGGGCAGTGACCTGCGCGAGCCGGTCAACCGCGTCCTTCTTCGTTTGACGGAGGCCGGAGAGTACCAAGACCTGCGCCAACAGTGGTTCGGCTCTGCGCCGTAA
- a CDS encoding MBL fold metallo-hydrolase produces MSHPSPHLTRRTLMAGAAAAPLAGLAATARAEAPMLGNSFAQHRRFTIGAFEVTTILAGTTPREEPQGIFGMNVDADTFAEVSAANFLSPDVSQFFFTPTLVNTGDELILFDAGLNAAATTAALASAGYTPDQVDVVVLTHMHGDHIGGLMNDRAPTFTNARYVTGQTEWDYWAGAENGGFESNVRPLADQMTFIGDGDDVVTGVTGLNAFGHTPGHMVYRLESNGAGLVIFADLANHPVWSLARPDWEVRFDADKEAAAASRRNILGMIAADRIPAIGYHMPFPAIGYVAPGVGDATFHWVPEAGQLVG; encoded by the coding sequence ATGTCGCATCCCTCCCCCCACCTCACCCGGCGCACCCTTATGGCGGGCGCTGCCGCTGCGCCTCTTGCGGGGCTTGCAGCAACCGCCCGTGCCGAGGCGCCGATGCTTGGCAACAGCTTCGCGCAGCATCGCCGCTTCACCATTGGCGCATTTGAAGTCACCACCATCCTTGCAGGCACCACCCCGAGGGAGGAACCCCAGGGCATCTTCGGCATGAACGTGGACGCCGACACCTTTGCCGAGGTCAGCGCCGCTAATTTCCTGTCCCCCGACGTCTCGCAGTTCTTTTTCACCCCCACGCTGGTCAACACCGGGGATGAGCTGATCTTGTTTGACGCGGGCCTGAACGCGGCGGCGACCACGGCGGCGCTTGCCTCGGCGGGCTATACGCCCGATCAAGTCGATGTGGTGGTGCTGACCCACATGCACGGCGACCACATTGGCGGGCTGATGAACGATCGTGCGCCCACCTTCACCAACGCCCGCTATGTAACGGGCCAGACCGAGTGGGATTACTGGGCCGGGGCCGAGAACGGCGGGTTCGAAAGCAACGTACGGCCCCTTGCCGATCAGATGACCTTTATCGGCGACGGCGACGATGTGGTGACAGGCGTGACCGGCCTGAACGCTTTTGGCCACACGCCGGGCCATATGGTTTACCGCCTCGAAAGCAACGGCGCAGGTTTGGTGATTTTTGCCGATTTGGCAAACCATCCGGTCTGGTCCCTTGCCCGGCCCGATTGGGAGGTGCGCTTTGACGCCGACAAGGAAGCCGCCGCCGCGTCGCGTCGCAACATCCTTGGCATGATCGCCGCAGATCGTATTCCCGCCATCGGCTACCACATGCCCTTCCCCGCCATCGGCTACGTCGCGCCGGGTGTCGGCGATGCCACGTTCCATTGGGTGCCCGAAGCAGGCCAATTGGTCGGTTAA
- the rpsG gene encoding 30S ribosomal protein S7, which produces MSRRHAAEKRQVLPDAKFGDMVLTKFMNNLMIDGKKSVAERIVYNAFDRVEGKLKRAPVEVFHEALENIKPAVEVRSRRVGGATYQVPVDVRPERREALAIRWLINASRARNENTMEERLAGELVDAVNMRGSAVKKREDTHKMADANRAFSHYRW; this is translated from the coding sequence ATGTCACGTCGTCACGCCGCCGAGAAACGCCAGGTTCTGCCAGACGCCAAGTTTGGCGATATGGTCCTGACCAAATTCATGAACAACCTGATGATCGACGGCAAAAAATCCGTCGCTGAGCGGATTGTTTACAACGCCTTCGATCGTGTCGAAGGCAAGCTGAAGCGCGCCCCCGTGGAAGTGTTCCACGAAGCGCTTGAAAACATCAAACCCGCCGTGGAAGTTCGCTCCCGCCGTGTGGGTGGTGCCACCTACCAGGTGCCCGTTGATGTGCGCCCCGAGCGCCGCGAAGCATTGGCCATCCGTTGGTTGATCAACGCGTCCCGCGCCCGGAACGAGAACACCATGGAAGAGCGTCTGGCCGGTGAGCTGGTTGATGCGGTCAACATGCGTGGTTCCGCCGTTAAAAAGCGCGAAGACACCCACAAGATGGCCGACGCCAACCGCGCGTTCAGCCACTACCGCTGGTAA
- a CDS encoding MBL fold metallo-hydrolase, which produces MQLSRTSKSTGTGSPDVTGFYDKDTGSIQYLVADPDTKKAALIDVVLTFDPESAATNTDSVDDILRFADHEGLEIEWILDTHPHADHLMASSVLKDRLGVANAIGEKTVEIAELWRDYYNLPDAFDVKADFDHLFADGDTFQIGSLPVRVMLSPGHTLGSITYVVGGDAAFVHDTFMQPDVGTSRADFPGGTASDLYDSLQDILALPDQTRLFIGHDYGTNQRPEPQWESTVAEQRRHNAHIGGGRDKAPYVKQREARDQTLALPDRMLHVLQMNLRAGRVPPAEADGHSYLKIPLNKF; this is translated from the coding sequence ATGCAACTTTCGCGTACTAGCAAATCGACCGGCACCGGGTCGCCGGACGTCACCGGGTTCTATGACAAGGATACGGGCAGTATTCAGTATCTCGTGGCCGATCCGGACACCAAAAAGGCCGCTCTGATTGATGTCGTCCTTACCTTCGATCCCGAAAGCGCCGCCACCAACACCGATAGCGTGGATGACATCCTGCGGTTTGCGGACCATGAGGGGCTGGAGATCGAATGGATCCTCGATACCCACCCCCATGCCGACCACCTCATGGCCTCTTCGGTCCTCAAGGATCGCCTGGGTGTCGCCAATGCGATTGGCGAGAAGACTGTCGAGATCGCGGAGCTTTGGCGCGACTACTACAACCTGCCCGATGCCTTTGATGTCAAAGCTGATTTTGACCACCTTTTTGCCGACGGCGATACCTTTCAGATCGGCTCTCTGCCCGTGCGGGTCATGCTGTCGCCGGGGCACACCCTCGGCTCGATCACCTATGTCGTGGGCGGTGACGCGGCTTTCGTGCATGACACGTTCATGCAACCCGACGTCGGCACGTCACGCGCGGATTTTCCCGGCGGCACGGCAAGCGATCTATACGACTCCCTGCAAGACATCCTGGCGTTGCCCGATCAAACCCGGCTGTTCATCGGCCACGATTACGGCACCAACCAACGGCCCGAGCCCCAGTGGGAATCCACCGTTGCCGAGCAGCGCCGTCACAACGCCCATATCGGCGGCGGGCGCGACAAAGCCCCCTACGTCAAGCAACGCGAGGCCCGCGACCAGACGCTCGCCCTGCCCGACCGGATGCTCCATGTTCTGCAAATGAACCTGCGTGCGGGCCGTGTGCCTCCGGCCGAGGCGGACGGCCACAGCTATCTGAAAATCCCCCTGAACAAGTTCTGA
- the rplD gene encoding 50S ribosomal protein L4: MKLDVIKLDGGKAGSVDLDEALFGLEPRADILHRVVRWQRNNAQAGTHKVKTRREVSYSTKKIYRQKGTGGARHGARSAPIFRGGGVYKGPTPRSHGHELTKKFRKLGLRHALSAKAAEGRLVIIESIAMDDAKTSALAKQVKEMGWKRALIIDGSDVDANFAQAARNIEGLDVLPTMGANVYDILKRDTLVITKAGVEALEARLK, translated from the coding sequence ATGAAACTCGACGTTATCAAACTTGACGGCGGCAAGGCCGGTTCGGTGGACCTGGACGAGGCCCTGTTCGGGCTGGAGCCACGTGCCGATATCCTGCACCGTGTCGTCCGCTGGCAGCGTAACAACGCACAAGCTGGCACGCACAAGGTGAAAACGCGCCGCGAGGTTAGCTATTCCACCAAGAAGATCTATCGCCAGAAAGGCACCGGCGGCGCACGCCACGGCGCGCGTTCTGCTCCGATCTTCCGTGGGGGTGGTGTCTACAAGGGCCCAACGCCCCGTAGCCACGGCCACGAGCTGACCAAGAAGTTCCGCAAGCTGGGTCTGCGCCACGCGCTGTCCGCAAAAGCCGCGGAAGGCCGTTTGGTCATCATCGAGTCCATCGCGATGGACGACGCCAAGACCTCTGCTCTGGCCAAACAGGTCAAAGAGATGGGTTGGAAGCGCGCGTTGATCATCGACGGATCCGACGTGGATGCAAACTTCGCCCAAGCCGCACGCAACATCGAAGGTCTCGATGTGCTGCCAACCATGGGCGCCAACGTCTATGACATCCTCAAGCGTGACACTCTCGTGATCACGAAGGCGGGTGTCGAAGCACTGGAGGCTCGGTTGAAATGA
- a CDS encoding 50S ribosomal protein L23 — protein MSADAKHYDVIRKPLITEKTTMASENGAVVFEVAIDSNKPQIKEAVEAVFGVKVKAVNTTITKGKVKRFRGQLGTRKDVKKAYVTLEEGNTIDVSTGL, from the coding sequence ATGAGCGCAGACGCAAAACATTACGACGTGATCCGCAAGCCGCTGATCACCGAGAAAACCACAATGGCATCCGAGAACGGCGCCGTGGTCTTCGAAGTGGCCATCGACAGCAACAAGCCACAGATCAAAGAGGCCGTTGAAGCCGTCTTTGGTGTGAAGGTGAAGGCCGTGAACACGACCATCACCAAAGGCAAGGTCAAGCGTTTCCGGGGCCAGCTCGGCACCCGTAAGGACGTGAAGAAGGCCTATGTGACGCTGGAAGAAGGCAACACGATCGACGTGAGCACTGGCCTGTAA
- the rplB gene encoding 50S ribosomal protein L2: MALKSYKPTTPGQRGLVLIDRSELWKGRPVKALTQGLTKKGGRNNTGRITARRIGGGAKRLYRIVDFKRKKFDMPATVERIEYDPNRTAFIALVRYEDGELNYVLAPQRLGVGDKIVASAKADIKPGNAMPFSGLPIGTIVHNIELKPGKGGQIARAAGTYAQFVGRDGGYAQIRLSSGELRLVRQECMATVGAVSNPDNSNQNLGKAGRVRHMGKRPSVRGVAMNPIDHPHGGGEGRTSGGRTPVTPWGKDTKGRRTRDKNKASQKLIIRSRHAKKKGR, translated from the coding sequence ATGGCACTCAAGTCGTATAAGCCGACGACGCCGGGCCAGCGTGGGCTGGTACTGATCGACCGTTCGGAGCTTTGGAAAGGACGCCCCGTCAAGGCCCTCACGCAGGGTTTGACGAAGAAGGGCGGACGGAACAACACCGGACGGATCACGGCGCGCAGAATTGGTGGTGGTGCAAAGCGCCTCTATCGCATCGTAGACTTCAAGCGGAAGAAATTCGATATGCCGGCGACAGTCGAGCGGATCGAATATGACCCGAACCGGACAGCATTCATCGCCCTCGTGCGCTATGAAGATGGTGAACTGAACTATGTTCTGGCACCTCAGCGTCTGGGCGTTGGCGACAAGATCGTCGCCTCCGCAAAAGCCGACATCAAGCCGGGCAACGCGATGCCGTTCAGCGGCCTGCCGATCGGTACGATCGTCCACAACATCGAGCTGAAGCCCGGCAAAGGCGGCCAGATCGCCCGTGCTGCTGGCACTTACGCGCAGTTTGTTGGTCGTGACGGTGGTTACGCACAGATCCGCCTGTCCTCGGGTGAGCTTCGCCTCGTCCGTCAGGAATGCATGGCAACGGTTGGTGCGGTATCGAACCCCGACAACTCGAACCAGAACCTTGGTAAAGCGGGCCGTGTCCGCCACATGGGCAAGCGTCCATCGGTACGTGGTGTTGCCATGAACCCGATCGATCACCCCCACGGTGGTGGTGAAGGCCGGACCTCCGGTGGTCGTACACCTGTTACGCCATGGGGTAAGGACACCAAGGGCCGTCGCACCCGCGACAAGAACAAGGCAAGCCAGAAGCTGATTATCCGCAGCAGGCACGCCAAGAAGAAAGGGCGCTAA
- the rpsJ gene encoding 30S ribosomal protein S10 yields MAVSQNIRIRLKAFDYRVLDASTQEIVNTAKRTGAQVRGPIPLPNKIEKFTVLRGPHVDKKSRDQWEIRTHKRLLDIVDPTPQTVDALMKLDLAAGVDVEIKV; encoded by the coding sequence ATGGCAGTCAGCCAGAACATCCGCATTCGCCTCAAGGCGTTTGACTACCGGGTTCTCGATGCTTCCACGCAGGAAATCGTGAACACCGCAAAGCGCACAGGCGCACAGGTTCGCGGGCCCATCCCGCTTCCCAACAAGATCGAAAAGTTCACGGTTCTCCGTGGCCCGCACGTGGACAAGAAGTCCCGCGATCAGTGGGAAATCCGCACGCACAAGCGCCTTTTGGACATTGTTGATCCGACCCCCCAGACCGTGGACGCGCTGATGAAGCTCGACCTCGCCGCTGGCGTGGATGTCGAGATCAAGGTTTAA
- the tuf gene encoding elongation factor Tu, whose amino-acid sequence MAKEKFERSKPHVNIGTIGHVDHGKTTLTAAITKQFGDFRAYDEIDGAPEEKARGITISTAHVEYETENRHYAHVDCPGHADYVKNMITGAAQMDGAILVVNAADGPMPQTREHILLGRQVGIPYMVVYMNKVDQVDDEELLELVEMEIRELLSSYEYPGDDIPVIPGSALAALEDRDDAIGKDSIAKLMAAVDEYIPTPARAVDQPFLMPIEDVFSISGRGTVVTGRVERGVINVGEEIEIVGIRDTTKTTCTGVEMFRKLLDRGEAGDNIGALLRGVDREGVERGQILCKPGSVKPHTKFEAEAYILTKEEGGRHTPFFANYRPQFYFRTTDVTGTVELPAGTEMVMPGDNLKFNVELIAPIAMEDGLRFAIREGGRTVGAGVVAKIIE is encoded by the coding sequence ATGGCAAAGGAAAAGTTTGAACGCTCTAAGCCGCATGTGAACATCGGCACGATTGGTCACGTTGACCACGGCAAGACGACGCTGACGGCGGCGATCACCAAGCAGTTTGGTGACTTCCGCGCGTATGACGAGATTGACGGCGCGCCCGAAGAGAAGGCCCGCGGGATCACGATCTCAACGGCGCACGTTGAGTACGAGACGGAAAACCGCCACTACGCGCACGTCGACTGCCCCGGCCACGCCGACTACGTGAAGAACATGATCACCGGCGCGGCCCAGATGGACGGCGCGATCCTGGTTGTGAACGCGGCCGACGGTCCTATGCCTCAGACGCGCGAGCACATCCTGCTCGGTCGTCAGGTCGGCATTCCGTACATGGTTGTTTACATGAACAAGGTTGACCAGGTTGACGACGAGGAGCTGCTGGAGCTCGTGGAAATGGAAATCCGCGAACTGCTGTCTTCCTACGAGTACCCTGGCGACGACATTCCTGTGATCCCCGGTTCGGCCCTGGCCGCTCTGGAAGACCGCGACGATGCGATCGGCAAAGACTCCATCGCCAAGCTGATGGCGGCTGTGGACGAGTACATCCCGACGCCAGCACGCGCCGTGGACCAGCCGTTCCTGATGCCGATCGAAGACGTGTTCTCGATCTCGGGTCGTGGTACGGTTGTGACCGGTCGTGTTGAGCGTGGCGTGATCAACGTCGGCGAAGAGATCGAGATCGTGGGCATCCGCGACACCACCAAGACGACCTGCACGGGCGTTGAAATGTTCCGCAAGCTGCTGGACCGTGGTGAGGCGGGCGACAACATCGGCGCACTGCTGCGTGGTGTTGACCGTGAGGGTGTTGAGCGCGGGCAGATTCTCTGCAAGCCCGGCTCTGTCAAGCCACACACGAAGTTCGAAGCCGAGGCGTATATCCTGACCAAGGAAGAGGGTGGCCGTCACACGCCGTTCTTCGCCAACTACCGCCCGCAGTTCTACTTCCGCACGACGGACGTGACCGGCACGGTTGAGCTTCCAGCGGGCACCGAGATGGTGATGCCGGGCGACAACCTGAAGTTCAACGTCGAGCTGATCGCGCCCATCGCGATGGAAGACGGCCTGCGCTTCGCCATCCGTGAAGGTGGCCGGACCGTTGGTGCTGGTGTTGTTGCAAAGATCATCGAGTAA
- the rpsL gene encoding 30S ribosomal protein S12: MPTIQQLIRKPRQPKVKRSKSQHMEGCPQKRGVCTRVYTTTPKKPNSAMRKVAKVRLTNGFEVISYIGGESHNLQEHSVVLIRGGRVKDLPGVRYHILRGVLDTQGVKDRRQRRSKYGAKRPK, encoded by the coding sequence ATGCCAACGATCCAACAGCTGATCCGCAAGCCGCGGCAGCCTAAAGTAAAACGCTCCAAGTCTCAGCACATGGAAGGCTGCCCGCAGAAGCGCGGCGTCTGCACACGTGTTTATACAACGACTCCGAAGAAGCCGAACTCGGCTATGCGGAAAGTTGCGAAGGTTCGTCTGACGAACGGCTTCGAGGTCATCAGCTACATCGGTGGCGAAAGCCACAACCTTCAGGAGCACTCTGTGGTTCTGATCCGCGGCGGTCGCGTAAAAGACCTTCCCGGTGTGCGTTACCACATCCTGCGCGGTGTACTCGATACGCAAGGCGTCAAAGATCGTCGCCAGCGTCGTTCGAAGTACGGCGCCAAGCGCCCCAAATAA
- the rplC gene encoding 50S ribosomal protein L3, producing the protein MLRSGVIAKKVGMTRLFMEDGKQIPVTVLQMEKVQVVAKKTTDTDGYTAVQLGAGTAKAKRTSAPMRGHFAKANVEPKRKLVEFRVDAENLIEVGEEIIADHYFEGQFVDVTGTSIGKGFAGAMKRHNFGGLRATHGVSISHRSHGSTGQCQDPGKVFKGKKMAGHMGAARVTTQNLQVVRTDTDRGLIMIKGAVPGSKGGWVTVKDAVKKAFPENAILPAALRSAAEEAAKAAEEAAAAAAAEEAAAAAEAAAAEQAAMEAAEAEVAAEQKDDEA; encoded by the coding sequence ATGTTGCGCTCTGGTGTAATCGCGAAGAAGGTCGGGATGACCCGCCTCTTCATGGAAGACGGCAAGCAGATTCCTGTGACCGTTCTTCAGATGGAAAAAGTTCAGGTTGTGGCCAAGAAAACCACTGACACGGATGGCTACACAGCCGTTCAGCTTGGTGCCGGCACAGCAAAAGCCAAGCGGACGTCTGCGCCTATGCGCGGTCACTTCGCAAAGGCCAACGTAGAGCCCAAGCGCAAGCTTGTGGAATTCCGCGTCGATGCTGAAAACCTGATCGAAGTTGGCGAAGAAATCATCGCCGATCATTACTTTGAGGGTCAGTTCGTGGACGTCACGGGCACCTCGATTGGTAAAGGCTTTGCCGGTGCCATGAAACGGCACAACTTCGGCGGCCTGCGTGCAACGCACGGTGTGTCGATCAGCCACCGTTCGCACGGCTCCACCGGTCAGTGTCAGGACCCCGGCAAGGTGTTCAAGGGCAAGAAGATGGCCGGTCACATGGGTGCAGCCCGTGTTACCACGCAGAACCTTCAGGTTGTGCGCACCGACACCGATCGTGGCTTGATCATGATCAAAGGCGCTGTTCCCGGCTCCAAAGGTGGTTGGGTGACGGTCAAGGACGCGGTCAAGAAGGCATTCCCCGAGAACGCCATTCTGCCCGCAGCGCTCCGTTCCGCCGCTGAAGAAGCCGCAAAAGCAGCCGAAGAGGCCGCCGCAGCAGCCGCAGCTGAAGAAGCAGCAGCAGCCGCCGAAGCAGCCGCAGCTGAGCAAGCCGCAATGGAGGCCGCCGAGGCCGAGGTTGCAGCCGAGCAGAAGGATGACGAGGCATGA